In Burkholderiales bacterium, the following proteins share a genomic window:
- a CDS encoding ScpA family protein, whose translation MTEAAAAGVPGTQVPIALVYGQPMLEVPQDLYIPPDALEVFLEQFEGPLDLLLYLIRKENISVLEIPMAKLTRQYLEYVEMMRQHTLELAAEYLLMAAMLIEIKSRMLLPRVHAHEAEEEDPRAELVRRLLEYEQMKLASQRLNQMPQAGRDFSVVHVLFERDVAERLPDVDPDDLKIAWLALLQRANVNRSHKVTREQLSVRAHMSRVLRQLQESKFIEFAQLFTPQEGVPVLVVTFLAVLELAREGLIEVSQHEAYTPIYVKLRSGQLAEVA comes from the coding sequence ATGACCGAGGCCGCCGCCGCCGGCGTCCCGGGGACCCAGGTCCCCATCGCCCTCGTCTACGGGCAGCCGATGCTCGAGGTCCCGCAGGACCTCTACATCCCGCCCGACGCGCTCGAGGTCTTCCTCGAGCAGTTCGAAGGGCCGCTCGACCTGCTGCTGTACCTCATCCGCAAGGAGAACATCAGCGTCCTCGAGATCCCGATGGCGAAGCTGACGCGCCAGTATCTCGAGTACGTCGAGATGATGCGCCAGCACACGCTGGAGCTCGCGGCCGAGTACCTGCTGATGGCGGCCATGCTGATCGAGATCAAGTCGCGCATGCTGCTGCCGCGCGTGCACGCGCACGAGGCCGAGGAAGAGGACCCGCGCGCGGAGCTCGTGCGCCGCCTGCTCGAATACGAGCAGATGAAGCTCGCTTCGCAGCGCCTGAACCAGATGCCGCAGGCCGGGCGCGACTTCAGCGTCGTGCACGTGCTCTTCGAGCGCGACGTCGCCGAGCGCCTGCCCGACGTCGATCCGGACGATCTGAAGATCGCGTGGCTCGCGCTGCTGCAGCGGGCGAACGTGAACCGCAGCCACAAGGTGACGCGCGAGCAGCTCTCGGTGCGCGCGCACATGAGCCGCGTGCTGCGCCAGCTCCAGGAGTCGAAGTTCATCGAGTTCGCGCAGCTCTTCACGCCGCAGGAAGGCGTGCCGGTGCTCGTGGTGACCTTCCTCGCCGTGCTGGAGCTCGCCCGCGAAGGGCTCATCGAAGTGAGCCAGCACGAGGCGTACACCCCGATTTACGTGAAGTTGAGAAGCGGCCAGCTCGCCGAAGTGGCCTGA